In Streptococcus parauberis NCFD 2020, the sequence AAAATCGAAAAAGTCTAAATCTGATATAGAAGATTCGTAAACATGATCAATGTATTCTCCAAAAGCTTGTAAATACTTGTATTTGAAAAGTTGGGAACTGCTGGTCCCCGAAATACAAACCAAAAGGATATTTTTGCGTGCCAAATCGCGATCACGTTTTTCAGTTGCCAAGGCAAATATCAAGGCAATATAGGCAACTTCAGCCAATGGAATTTCTCTTTGATAATACTCACTTAAAACAGTCACAGCTGTATTAGCAATTGTATAAGGAAAAGGGTATTCCTTGAGAATTTGTTCCGTTAAAGGATTATCCAGTAACATATTGTAGCGTAGGCGAATATCCATGGGGACTAAATGTTGGCTGAGAGACATGCGCAAATCTAGATTATTACGAAAATCTAGATTCAAAGCCTTATTAACCTGTTCTAGCATGGAAAAGGCCAGCTGATCAATATGGCTACTAATAATAAAGTTAGGACCAAACTTGCTTAATGAATTTGAAGATAACTTAGAAGTAAATTGTAAGGCAATATAGTCTCTTTCATATTTATTAAAGTAGACATTATTTTCCTTATTCAAGTAGTTGAGGTAATCAGAGACGATTTTTTGCGATGCCGGACTAATCTCTTTCCGACCTGCCAATGGTTTTTCAATACTGAAATGCTTTTTTATCCGTCGAATAGCAACAAAAACTGAATGAATAAATGCCTCTAAGGCAACTTCAGACATATGAACTTGATAAACTTGATTTCCTGCAATAATATATTCCATCAATTTTTTGGTTTCTTGACTATTCTCAATGCGGTAAAAATTATTGGTAACGATGAAAGTCCTTATATCAAACTCATCGCCCAAAAGCTTAATCCCATAGTGTGGTTTACGATCAATTTTCAAATCGTATAATTCCAGTAAGGTTTCTAGTTTCTTGATATGATTAGAAATAATCCCCCGCGACACATACAATTGACTGGCAATATCGTCGATAGTCATGTAGTCTTCCGCATCCAAAAGCAAATGGACCACTTCTTCATAAATCACTTGCTTTTGGTTAGACTGACTAAGACTGGAACGATTGACCTTTTCCAAAAAGAGCTTTTTATCCGAAATCAGAATGGTATAGCCTTTTCCTCTTTTTGAAGGAATAGTGGCCCCAAAATCAGACAAAATAGCATTTAGTTCTTTGATTCTGGTTCTAACCGTTTTTTCACTGAGCCTAAGCTTTTCGGATAGTTGCACCGATGAACAATAGCTATCTTCGGATAAAAGCTCTACGATTTCAAAATATTTTTCTTCCATATTTGCTTTCCTCCATACAGGATAGTCCTTGGCCAAGCAAGCTGCTGATGAATCGACAAAACCATGCATAAGTATGCATGGATAATTAAACTTTCTATTTATTATAACCATGTTTCAAGGAATAATCAATAAAGCGTTTTCGCATTTCCTGGCAAAAAAAGAAATCGACACCGTGCAAAAATAGAGAAAAACATACTTGGAAAAAGCCTTAATTATCGTTTGCCAACAAGTGTTTATTTAAAAACGATATTTTTTTATTGATAATCGATAAAAATGTGCTATACTGAAGTCACGAAATAAGGAGATAAATTTATGAAACCCCAAAATTACGAAGATTTTAGTATTGTCTTAACCAAAATTTGTTTGATTTCCCTTTTCATTGGCGCCGTCGGTTTGCTATCAACAGGAACTTGGGTGGTCGATTAAGCCATTATTTACCCTTCGCCCTTCCTCCACGGCTCTGCCCGCTACCTGAGTATGTTAGTCATCGGTTATAGCATTGGCTTTATGTCTCTGATTTTTCTCTATCACCTTTACAGCTTGGTTAGTCGCATTGGCAAGGAGCAAATTTTCATTGAGAAAAATGTCCGTTGCCTGCAAATTCTTGGTTGGGAAGCTGCAGCCATTACCCTCTTATCATTTCTAATGGGGGTCACTTGCTACATTCCCATGTTACTGATTACGGCCTCTGGCTTGGCGCTCACCTTGGTTATCCGCGTCATCCGTAATGCCTTCGGAAAAGCCGTTCAGTTACAAGACACTGTCGATTTCACCATTTAAGAAAGGGGACCTATGATACGTATAAACTTAGATCTGGTCATGGCCCAGAAACACATCAGCGCCGGTCGCCTTGCGGAATTGATCGAGCTAACACCTGCCAATTTATCCATTTTGAAAAACAATAAGGCCAAGGCGATCCGCTTCTCAACCTTAAATGCCCTCTGCCGCGAGTTGGATTGTCAGCCAGGTGATATTTTGGGCCTTCCAACTCTCCTACCTCCTCTTGGATCTTTAGATAAGCTAGTTAGACTGGATTGATATTTTTTAACCCCATCATTACCTGATAAGTAGATTCAAGCCATATTTATTTACTATTCTGGTGTTCTCCACTATTACGACTTAAATAATCTTCGACAACTTTTACTTTAAAATCATAGGAATATCGTTGAAAGTGACTACCGTTTTTGACCATGTAAAGAGGTTCTTTTCCATCATCTTGTTTTTTTGATATCAAGAAACATAAGTAATTTTAAGTAACTTTTATCGTTAACTCAGCAAAGAAAAGAAAAAAGACAAGGTCAATAAACCTTGTCTTTATAAGTATACCGGCGGCCGGGGTCGAACCGGCACGTCCGTGAGGACACTGGATTTTGAGTGCTACCAAGCACTTTTTAAAGATACCAAACCTTGATTTAACAAGGTTTGAGTTTTGGAAATCAACTTAAAAAACAAGTATTTTTTAGATTTTAGTGATTTTGGAGTGACAAATTTATTCGATAAATTTAAGTAATCAATTTCATTAAAAATACACCACAACCGTTTGATTTTATCCTAATAGTAGTAGTATTAATGATACTACAATTTTTAGTTTGAGGTAATTGATATATTCACTATTCTTAGTACTCAAAAACTAACTAATAATCTTTAATTTGTAATTTCAGAATTTTTTATGATGTAAAATTTTCACGCTTAAAATTTACTTATTCTTTCTTTGTCTCCTTATAACAAATACTAAAATTGAAATACCTAGTAAAGATAATATTATTGTACTTTTTTCACCTGTAGATGGTAATAACGCTTTAATTTTTGAAACTACTCTATTGTAAGGTGATTTCACAATTTTTGTTGGTTTATGATTAGAAGGCATTTTGGGTGTATAGGTGTTTTCAAAGCTTGTATCCTCATTCTCATATGTGACCTTAGCTTCCAGTTTTCCTTCATCGTCTTCAATAACTGTTACAGTTACAGTTATTGGAGTTGTATCATAAGTAATACCTGAAAGTTCTGTATTGGTTTCTTCAATGATATACTTATATGTTCCTGCTTTATCATAACTAATACTTGAGAAGTTTACGGAACCATCTGCTCCATTTTTAACTGTTTCCACTTTGTTGCCATCTTCACCACTTAAAGTAAATTCAAACTCACCCGATTTTAACTCTCGACCAGTTAGATTTTTTGTCACTGAAATTTTTGCTTGGGTACTTGTCGGTGTATAGGTGTTTGTTATATTTAATCCCGTAGGATCGTAAGAAACACGGTATCCTTTTGGAACATTAATCTCTTTGACAGTATACATAATTAAATCACTATTTTCATCATACTTAGGTAAATTTTCGAAACTATATGTATTGTCAGAATTAATTGAAGTTATTTTTCCTTCAACTGCAACGTCATTAGCATAGAGTTGCACTTGCAGGGTAGCGGGGCGGTTCTTTTTATTATCATTAACCCAAATTTTTGTTCCCTTCACAGAAATAGTTGAGGTATACTTGTTAGTAAATTCCGTTGTAGAGCCATAACTTGTTGCTCCCATGTAGACTCCATTTGCCTCTTTAGTAACTGTTACGGTTACTATAACCTCATTTGTATCATAGGTAAATCCCGGCTCCCTATCTTCAGGTGCTGGAATAACCTCTTTTATAATATAGTTGTATGTTCCAACCTGAGAATATTTAATAGCATCAAAAATTATTGTTCCATCAGCATTGTTTCCTTTAGTTTGAATTGGCTTAGATAAATCATCTTTATTATATAATTCAAAATGGAATTGATTTTCTGTGAGAACTGCATCTTTACCGATTAAATTTTTCTTAGTTTTTAATATTACATTTTCTGATTTACTTGAGGAGGCGTTCCCTGAACCACTCTCATCATTATAATTGGCATTTTTTGAAACAGTAGAAATATTTGATCCTGAAACACTTATTGTATTATCAAATGATTTCATTTCTCCAGACGTACTTCGATCAATTTTACTTGAATATCTTATATAATATGCATTTCCATAGTCTTTTCCGTTTATATTAGAAATATAACCCACTGAATCCGTAAAAGTCATCTGAGTCTTCTCTGAGTTAAAAATGACTTCACTTGCGTGATTCCCTATTACAGTTCTGGATTTTGCCTCTGTTTCATTATCAATTGGATCATCAGCTTTTATTTCAAGTCTATCTAATTTTAGGGATCCATCAATAAATGTTTGGTGTTGCCCTAAAGTATCTGAAATTACCATGTTTGTTATGGGTTTTTGTCCCGCATTAACAATAGCTACCCAATGAATTATATCAGGATCTACGTTATCTTTATAAGAATATTTTAGAATATTTTGATCTATACCAACTCCTGTACCCGGCTGGTAGGTAAATGCTATTGGAGTACCCCCAATTGTAGTATTAACTTTTTCCCCAGTAGTTAAAACGTTTTCATTTGCTACCAACTCAAAATTTAAATTCATCTTTTTATTTTCAGGAACTTTTGAAAACTGATCGGTAAATACAACACTCACACTATTTGGCTGAGTAGAAGCATTTACAGTAGCCACCCCCACAACATCGCCACCATCATTTGTGACGTTAAAAGGCGGAATAGCACCATAAAATCGTAATTCTTTGGGGATTGTTAAAGTTAAACTGTCACCAGAAAGAATTGTTTGTTCATCTGGAAAATCAAAACTTGAAGTTATAGAAAACCTTCTATATGGCTGTACTGTCTCATTAGTTGTTGTAGAATCTAATGGTTTTCCGCCATATATTACACTAGTATTATTTATATAATTCGTTATTTCTGAAGCATTTACTTGTTGAATGTTTTCCACACTTAATATAGATGTCATAGCCATTAATAGCAATGCAAATAGTTTATAAAAATTTCTCAATTTAAAGCCTCCCCAATCTTAATGTGTGCAGTTGCATTATTTATTATTAATAAAATTTCTTCACTAGATTCAGTACAGTAATTTTTTATCCACCTAAAAACTATAGTTTGAATAATTGAAACATAGACATCAAATAAATAATCTGTAGGTATCACCATTGATCTATTTAAGTTGACATAAAAACTTTCCTCTGAATAATTTTGAAATGTTGACTTTATGAATGCATTACTAATTTTATCAATATCTGGGTAATAATTTATTATATTAAAAAATAAATCTTTATTTGAAAATAAATAGTTTAGAACTTTCTTTGATGTTCCATTTTCAAAAATCGTATTATCGTTTAAAATTAAATTAATTTCATCTTGCATAAAAATAATTATTTGTAAATGCAAATCATTTGTTGATGAAAAATAATTATAAAATGTTCGTCGACTAATTCCACAAATTTCTATAATATCAGTAACTTTAATTTTTCTGTCAAATATTTCTGAAAGTAACTGACTATAAGCGATAAATATTTTGTTTTCCATACTTTCCCATTTTTTCATCTCTCCAAAACCCTATCCTTTAAAACAATTAATAATTTTTAGAATATTATAACAAAAATAATATTTAAAATATGCACAAAATCATCTTATTTGTAAATAGAGTTGAAAAATAGCTGATTAGTAAATTGATAGATATCTCAAAAATATTATTTACTTATTTATATTACCACCTAAGAAATAGCTAATTTTATTTTGATATAATCATCATAAAAAAAGACATAGTTCAGAAACTTTGTCTTTTTTATGTATAAAATAATATTCAGTAATTAGGAAGAAAATAGGTTCTGAGTTTTACTAATTTCGAAATATCTGATTGGATAGTTTAGAATGAAATATCAGAATATTACTTTTTATTAGTCACTAAAAATCATTAGATAACTGTTTTTTAATAATAGAACAATTTGCTCCTCTAATATCATAGTCCCTCCAATTTTAACTAATTTTGACTAATTCTTTGTTTGATAATTCATAAACAAAGTCAGCTTGATTTGCTACAGATTGTTCATGTGTCACAATAATTACTAACTTACCTTCATCATGAGCAATAGTTCTAAAAATATTGACAATATCATCAGTTGTTTTTTCATCAAGATTACCTGTTGGTTCATCTGCAATAATTATTTCATGGTTTGTTGCTAAAGCTCTAACAATAGCAACTCGTTGTTGCTGACCCCCTGATAACTTCAAAACAGGTTTGTCAATTAAATCTTTAGCTATTCCAACTTTTTCGAATAATTTTTCAATTGTCTCATCTTGACTTGATTTTCCTGAAATTTCTAGTGCTGTTTTTACATTTTCACGAGCAGTCATATAGGTTAGTAGATTATATGCTTGAAAGATAGTTGAAACCGAATTTTGTCTATATTTGGTTAATCCATTTTTTTCAATAGTTTCATTACCATACATTACACTACCCTCTTTTGGATTATCTAAACCAGATAACAGTGACAATAATGTAGTCTTACCACTACCTGATTGACCTAAAATAGCATAAACTTTCCCACTTGTAAATTCAACCGATAAATCTTTAAATAAATAATCTTCTTTATTTGTATACCAATAACTTAATTTTTCAGTTTTTAACAATATCTTTTCCTCCTAATTCGATGTTAAAATATCTTTGGGTTTCTGTTTTAATATCCCGATACTAGCAAGGCAAGTAGAAATAAATGAAATAATCAATGACATTCCACCAAGCTTGACAACATCTTGTGCCCCCATTGTAATATCTAAATCTTTTGTTACACCTTTAGGATTTGCTGTAGAACCCATACTGCCACTATTAATTCCATGACCAGGAGGTGTTCCATGACCAGGAGGTGTTCCTTGCCCAGGGGGTACATTCCCTTGCCTACTATTTGAACCTATTGGTTGCGTTTGTTGAGTTGTATTCTTTGAAATTAATTGATTTCCTAAGACATTTCCAACATAGTTACCTGCTAGGCTTGCTAAACTAAGTGATACTAATGTTACAATTAGTAATTCAGTGAAAAATTGTGCAATAATTTTAAATCGATTCTCACCCAAACTCATTAGTACACCAATTTCATATCGACGTTCACGAATACTTAACATAACAATTAAAGTCAAAATAATGGCTCCTGCAATTGAAACCAACAAGATAATATTTTGGGCAATTGAGGATATATTGTTTAGTGGCTGTAGCATTTGTTTATACATTTCTTCACTAGAAACTAAAGAGTACTTCTTAGAATTGATTTCTTTCTTCATGTTTTTCAACAAACTATTTAGTTTATCTGGATTTGAAACTGTATATGTGGCACTATCAATAGTATCTGTACTTCCTTTAAGGCTATTTACAGTCGCAATATTTGTATAGATATTATTCTGTGGATTACTGCTACTATTTTGAAGTTGAGCAGAATTTACGCTACTTGATGACTTATAAATACCAATAATTGTCAATTCTTGGGTAACAGTTTTATTATTTACTGTTTTTGTAATGCTGAATTTTCCACCAACTTCTAATTTATTTGAATCAGCAAGATCAGATGAAATAATTGCATAATTATTGGCTGTATCTGATGTAATACCAGTTCCTTTACTGATTTTATTAGTGGATGATTTAAATTCACTAACTTTTTCAGTATCTGAAACTCCTGTTATGGTAAAATCACCAGATTCCATCTGTGGACCTTTACTATCGGATGTACTTGTGTTATTATTTGCTGAAGTTGAGATAGCTTCAACTCCTTTAGAAGCATTTGCAGTTGTTGTGGTAGAAAAGAGATAACTTGATACTACGCTATTTTTTGCTAATTTTTTTGCAACTGAAGTTGGAATTGAAATAATCTTACTATTAATTATAGATGATCCGGAACTACTTGGTGGTTTCATTTGTGACATCATATAATCTCTATTTAATTGTAATGATATAGTTGAACCTGTTTCCTTCTTAGCATTTTCAACAGCGACACTTGATGCATTTTTTATTGTTATTCCAGCTAAAACAAATATCAATATTGCAGTGGTAACTAAAGTTAATAGTATTGATCGACCTTTTTTAGCTTTTGTTGCTAACCAAGCTCTCTTTAAAAAATTCATATTTTTCCTCCAATTTTTTAATTTGATTGAGTTTAACAAGGAAAACTTAATTTTTACTAAATTCATTATTTATCATCGAAAAAAATTAGGATTAAGATTAAAAATGTAAGTAAAAACCTCTCTTTCAGAAGTAAATACTAAAAGAGAGGTTTTTATATTAAATTATTTTAATTCTATTAGATACATTTCTTTCTTCTATTTATTTGGCATTAGTCCTCTTTCCAAATAACTATTAACTATCGCATATCAAAATTATTACTTTATGTAGAGACATTTCATTATTAATTTAAGAGCTTTCCGATTTCTTCTATAAGTGCAAATAATAAACCGCTAAAAGGAAATAATAACCACCAATATGAACGAAATAAGTCTAAAAGTTTATCAAACCGTTCTTCCTTTTTCTCATCCGCAATATTTTGAAACTCTTCATACTTGAAACTTTCAACACCCCAAGTATCTTCAAAATTTTTCCCAAAGAGTAGAAATTCTGTTGTTACACCAAAAACTTCACCAATTTGTTCAATCTTAGCTAAATCAGGTGTTACTTCTCCTCTTTCCCACTTAGATATTGCTTGTCTACTTATAAAAAGTTTCTCCGCAAGTTCATCTTGAGAAAAATGCTTTTCTTTTCTTAGTTTTACGAGTTGTTGTGAGAAAATTAGCTTCATTTGGTACCTTTCTTTACTACTATCTATGATGGATAAATAATAACATTTAATGCTTTATTGTTAAAGAACTTAATAATTGCAATGTGAAATTATAAGTAGCAAACCAAAACTATTAATTGCAAACACGAATTAATTATTTATAAACTACTTCAAATTCTTCACAGACTACTTCCATATCTTCTTGAAAGTCTTGATTAATTTTTTTCAGCTCATTAGTAAAGAATGTTTTATGTACCTCTCTCCAATAATCTAGTGATCTATCCCCTTCACCTTCTTTATATGCATGTTCACTACTAACTTGGTTAAATGGAATAACATTTACTTTAGTCGTTTTTGTGATACAAAGTGGATTATCTTGTGAGTCTAATATTATATTATAATCGTCAACTTTTGGTAAATCCTCTTGTTCAATGCCATAAAAAACATGTGCACTTGCTGTTGCCGTTTTCTTTCCCTCAACCACTAATCCACCTAACAAATCTGCATCAAAACCAAATTGCCAAGCATCATAGTGATTATTATTTATGTTTTTTTCAGACTTAAACTTTTGCCAGTAATCTTCAACTTTACTATTTTCCACAATTCCCTCCTATAGCTTAATCGATAGATTAGCTATATAATCTGAGCCAAACTGAGTTAAGCGATTTCTACTATCTTTTGATTCATAAAAGTCAATCATAGCAAAGCCATTTTTCAGCTGACCTTGAATTTGTTCTTCTAAAGTATGACTAAATTCATATCCAAATTCTGGGTCAATTGTTAGTTGACCTTCTTCTTCTAAAAGTCTTGAGTTGAAAGGAAGGCTATATTTTAATAATAATTCCTTCTCAGGTTGATCCCAAACCTCATCTCCGTCATACATATAAATCCATGGATTCATATATCCAATCATTAATAAACCACCTTTTCTTAAAACACGGTAGGCTTCTGAATACATATTATCTAAATTTTCGATATAGACATTTGAAACTGGGCAGAAAATAATATCAAAACTATTATCTTCAAAAGGGAATGGTTTGGTCATATCAGCCTGTACAGTTTTAATATGTAAATTTTCTCGTTTTGCTACTTCTACGTCTTTAGAGAGCTGAGATTCCGAAAAATCCATAATGGTAGTATCGTAACCATGCATAGCAAACATAGGTCCTTGCTGTCCACCACCACAAGCCAATCCTAATAAACGTTTACCTTTGGCTTTTTCAAACCAGCCTAACGGCACTAGTTTCCCAACTGTAAGAGCTACTTCAATTGGTTTATCTTTTAATGCTTGTAATTCTTCGTGACTGTATGGAATTGTATATGGGTTACCTTGTCTACTAGAAACCCTATCCCATCTTTCTTGATTATGATCAATATAAGCTTTCATTTTTTTCTCCTTGGGAGGTTAAACTAAAAGCAAACCTCCAACTTTATTTATTTTCATAATTTTACCTCCTTTCGTCAAATTACTATAATTATAGCACAGACTATTCGAATACCAAAAAATCCCTAAGAAATCTTTCTTAAGAATTTTAATAATCTACATTTTTATTGTTTACTAATTGGTACCCAAAGCTCCATTTCATAATTGGGATCATGAATATCATTTTCGGTATATACTTCAAAATCTGGTAACCCTGAATGTTTGTAGCCATTTTCTGGGAAAAATTCTTCAAGCAGATATTTCCATGCCTGATGAATGGAATCAGGGACTGATCCTTTAACTGGAACTACTGCATACTCAGTTTCTTTAACTTCTAAGATATCAAGTCCTAAATTTCTAGCTTTAGCGTCATACAAGACGTTATATCCTGCCATATAATTAATCTTATCATTTCCCTCATTCTCATAACAAACACCTAATGACTGACCATTTCCAAAACTTTCTAATTGATCAAAACTATATTTACTATATAATTCATCCCATGTACTTGGACATTGATTAGATTCAATGTTTTCTTTTAATATGCCAGCTACTTTGAAGGATGGTTTTGTTTCTATTTTAATATTCATTTGACTTCCTCCTATTACTTTTAAAGCTAATTTCATTTTAGAAAATAACTTATAGTTTTTCCCTTTTCGAACTTCTGAGGGTGAATTCTCATGAAACTTTTTAAAAGCAAAACTAAAAGCATCAGCTGAATCATAATTATATTTCAAAGCAATGTCAATTACTTTTTGATCAGTATTCAACAAATCATCTACAGCTAGTGTAAGTTTTCTATTTCTCAAGTATTCTGCCAATGTAATCTCTGAGAGAATTGAAAAAATTCTACTAAATAGAGGATATGAATAACCTGATATGTTTTGAAATTTTTTAAAATCAACTTCCGATGTAAGTGTACTTTCTAAATAGTCAATTGTTTTGTTAAATTGATGCATCATTTTTATCACCTCTCAAATAGGAGTTTATCAGATAAAGAGATTCAAAACCCAATAATTTTAGTACAAATAATAACTGTCAGCTGAATACTTTTTTTTGAATTAAGACTTCCTTATAACTATTTACCTTTTTTGTCTTTTATCAAGTCTATTATATATTTTAGATCAATATCCTCAGTTAAATGTTTTTGGGTCCAAGGTATTTCAATATCTGGTATCACCCCTTTATTAGTCATTCCTTTTCCTACATCGATAGAAAGGCTTCTAGATGTTGGATAAGTTAATATATAGTCTGCAAATTCAACACTAGAACAATTAGAGTAGTCTAGAATGCCCATTGTTGCTCTTCCCACAACCGTCACTTTAGGCATCCATTTCATCATTTCTACAAAATTTTCACCTGAAGAACCACAATAAACATCAGAAAGAAGAAATATTTGTTTAGGGCTGACTGAAATTCCTTTTAATTCTGGTAAAAACGAGGAAATATCACTTGGATATCTAACATATCCCTTTTCTTCATTAGTTATCAATTCTTCCTTAAAATTATTAATGAGATCCTTGGTTTCTTGACTAGTTGCAGGATCATTTAATTGTTCAGTGAACGATATTAATCTTTGTTCTGTATTAAAAGGTGTATAAAGGATTTCCATATCAAAGTCATCTACAATATTAAGATCATTAAATCCTTTACCCTCTGGTAAAGCATATTTAAACAATGGAAAATAGAGTGAATCACTTCCTCCTTGATTGTGACGAACATCTATGATCAAATATTTTGCTGAAGATAAAGCTTGTTCGCATTCTTTATATAATTGAGAGATCTTATCTTCTTCAAAAAAATTATCCATTCTCATATAAAAGATATCATTCTCAATCCATTTACTTTCAAACAATATTCGTTTCTTCTCATTACTAACTGGTTGGTATATGACTAATACTTCTTTGAAGTTGCGACATATGGTAATTTGTTTTGATTTTTTAACAAAATAGGACCAATCCATGTACCGTCTTTCCTCATTCGTTTGAACAAAAAATAATTTATGTTTTAAATAAAAGTCATATATTGATAGACCATCAATATATGTTATTTGATCACCTTTAAGCAAATTTGTTTCAGCATCTGAATCAATAACATATAGTAAACCATTATAATATTTTAATCTTAAAAAAGATAAATCAAGTTCCTTTTTTGAAATAGCGACATGTCCAATTATTCCAAAACTAGCTAAATATGATCGAACTAAGTAGTAGAATTCATCATCGGACATTTCTTCATTTATCTCATTTAGAAATAAATCTGGATTTTTTCCTTTTATGTCCTTTTTAGTAGAAGAATCATTTGTCATAATTCTTATGATTTCCTTAAAAATATCTATTTTTTTCATTTATCATCCTCAAATTTTATCTTTATTAATTATTACTACAAGTAATCATTGACAATACTGTAATAAGCAAAGTTGAAGCTGACTACAATTGATTAAGTAAAGTCTCTATTATTTCTTTTTCAATTCCGTTTTTGACTAATATTCTTTCAATCTCAGTCTCTGATACACCTTTTTGTTTAGATACTTGTATTGTTAATAGAATATGATCAATAATTTGTCGGATAAACTTTTCTCTTTCTTCCTGTGGCATTTTTAATACAGATTCAGCGTTTAATTTACTGTAATCTAAATCAGTTTTCCCTGTTAAGTAGTCGATACTTACATCAAAAAAGATGGCTAAATCAGTAATTTGTGAGATATTTGGTTCAATATATTCTTTCTCCCATTTTGTAATTGTAACTCGACTGACTCCAATTGCATTCCCAAGATCTTGTTGAGTAATCTTCTTTTCTTTACGAAGTTCTTTTAATCTCGTAGAAAATTTTGACATTATAAAACCACCTTCTAATAAAATGTTCTTTTTTTGAACTTTTTTTATTGACTTATGTCCATTTTAAATGTTAGAATGGATTTGTTCAATAATTGAACTTTATAAAGATTATAACAAAGAAAGAATTAAATTTCAATTTAATATCGAGGAAAATCATATTGATTACAAGTTAATCGCAAAACAGACAAGCAAATCAGTATCTACTATTAAGAAATGGCGTTTACGAATAGAAAAGCTTTCTGGATATAGTTTTAAGAAAGCTAAACATAAAGTTAGTCGCTATTCAACACAAGTCTTTTATGAGTTTACTGATGACGAAGTATCTAAGTTTATCGAAGTAAATCGTTTAGTTAATAAAACTAATAACTTAGATCAAGCTATCAAACAGGTTTGGGGTGACCTTGATACCCAGCTCGAACAAGATTCAATAGAAATGATTGCTGACTTGAGAAAAGACTTTCAAGCTTATCAAAAGAAAAGCTTGTTATTAATCCAATCACTTGGGAAACAGAATCATT encodes:
- a CDS encoding BglG family transcription antiterminator gives rise to the protein MEEKYFEIVELLSEDSYCSSVQLSEKLRLSEKTVRTRIKELNAILSDFGATIPSKRGKGYTILISDKKLFLEKVNRSSLSQSNQKQVIYEEVVHLLLDAEDYMTIDDIASQLYVSRGIISNHIKKLETLLELYDLKIDRKPHYGIKLLGDEFDIRTFIVTNNFYRIENSQETKKLMEYIIAGNQVYQVHMSEVALEAFIHSVFVAIRRIKKHFSIEKPLAGRKEISPASQKIVSDYLNYLNKENNVYFNKYERDYIALQFTSKLSSNSLSKFGPNFIISSHIDQLAFSMLEQVNKALNLDFRNNLDLRMSLSQHLVPMDIRLRYNMLLDNPLTEQILKEYPFPYTIANTAVTVLSEYYQREIPLAEVAYIALIFALATEKRDRDLARKNILLVCISGTSSSQLFKYKYLQAFGEYIDHVYESSISDLDFFDFEGYQIDYIFTTVSLNKKYPVPIYEINLFIDTNDILTYKQFFEEGEKNYLLDYYSTNLFMPKLKASSKEEALQQMCQHISHYGLAPADFFEAVMKREALGQTDFGYIALPHPYKVMTSKSFVCVAILEEPILWENNQIQVIFLMSIGKEKDKQLENFYKSTSNIMFDQTKVKQLIKVPTFETLVQILK
- a CDS encoding Spy0128 family protein: MRNFYKLFALLLMAMTSILSVENIQQVNASEITNYINNTSVIYGGKPLDSTTTNETVQPYRRFSITSSFDFPDEQTILSGDSLTLTIPKELRFYGAIPPFNVTNDGGDVVGVATVNASTQPNSVSVVFTDQFSKVPENKKMNLNFELVANENVLTTGEKVNTTIGGTPIAFTYQPGTGVGIDQNILKYSYKDNVDPDIIHWVAIVNAGQKPITNMVISDTLGQHQTFIDGSLKLDRLEIKADDPIDNETEAKSRTVIGNHASEVIFNSEKTQMTFTDSVGYISNINGKDYGNAYYIRYSSKIDRSTSGEMKSFDNTISVSGSNISTVSKNANYNDESGSGNASSSKSENVILKTKKNLIGKDAVLTENQFHFELYNKDDLSKPIQTKGNNADGTIIFDAIKYSQVGTYNYIIKEVIPAPEDREPGFTYDTNEVIVTVTVTKEANGVYMGATSYGSTTEFTNKYTSTISVKGTKIWVNDNKKNRPATLQVQLYANDVAVEGKITSINSDNTYSFENLPKYDENSDLIMYTVKEINVPKGYRVSYDPTGLNITNTYTPTSTQAKISVTKNLTGRELKSGEFEFTLSGEDGNKVETVKNGADGSVNFSSISYDKAGTYKYIIEETNTELSGITYDTTPITVTVTVIEDDEGKLEAKVTYENEDTSFENTYTPKMPSNHKPTKIVKSPYNRVVSKIKALLPSTGEKSTIILSLLGISILVFVIRRQRKNK
- a CDS encoding ATP-binding cassette domain-containing protein — translated: MLLKTEKLSYWYTNKEDYLFKDLSVEFTSGKVYAILGQSGSGKTTLLSLLSGLDNPKEGSVMYGNETIEKNGLTKYRQNSVSTIFQAYNLLTYMTARENVKTALEISGKSSQDETIEKLFEKVGIAKDLIDKPVLKLSGGQQQRVAIVRALATNHEIIIADEPTGNLDEKTTDDIVNIFRTIAHDEGKLVIIVTHEQSVANQADFVYELSNKELVKIS
- a CDS encoding helix-turn-helix domain-containing protein gives rise to the protein MIRINLDLVMAQKHISAGRLAELIELTPANLSILKNNKAKAIRFSTLNALCRELDCQPGDILGLPTLLPPLGSLDKLVRLD
- a CDS encoding TetR/AcrR family transcriptional regulator codes for the protein MKKWESMENKIFIAYSQLLSEIFDRKIKVTDIIEICGISRRTFYNYFSSTNDLHLQIIIFMQDEINLILNDNTIFENGTSKKVLNYLFSNKDLFFNIINYYPDIDKISNAFIKSTFQNYSEESFYVNLNRSMVIPTDYLFDVYVSIIQTIVFRWIKNYCTESSEEILLIINNATAHIKIGEALN